One segment of Nostoc flagelliforme CCNUN1 DNA contains the following:
- a CDS encoding HNH endonuclease translates to MTYVSAQLRKLVIERANQRCEYCLFPQSAALFSFEMEHIIAEKHRGTTEAENLALACPYCNRAKGTDLGSIDPETGKLTPFFNPRTQKWSDHFQLNGAEIAPLTAEGRVTVAILQFNQSERLEERDRLIWAGQYS, encoded by the coding sequence TTGACTTATGTATCAGCCCAATTACGGAAACTCGTAATTGAAAGAGCGAACCAAAGGTGTGAGTACTGCTTATTTCCTCAGAGTGCGGCACTATTTAGCTTTGAGATGGAACATATTATTGCCGAAAAACATCGTGGCACTACTGAAGCAGAAAATCTAGCTCTCGCCTGTCCATATTGTAATCGTGCAAAGGGTACTGATTTGGGGTCAATCGATCCTGAAACAGGGAAACTAACACCCTTTTTCAATCCAAGGACTCAAAAATGGAGCGATCACTTTCAGCTGAATGGAGCAGAGATTGCACCATTAACAGCAGAAGGACGAGTAACTGTTGCAATTCTTCAATTTAATCAATCAGAGCGGTTAGAAGAACGGGACAGATTGATTTGGGCAGGTCAGTATTCTTAG
- a CDS encoding WD40 repeat domain-containing protein, which produces MISGIGSSNFTCLKEFAGHTATVWSLSFSPDSSTLASSSSDKTLRLWDLNNFTCIKVLNSEIGGLSSVGFNSTGNMLANVGQGVIKLWDVETLECIKTLKVDRLYEGMNIRGVTGLTAAQRSALLGLGAYSLSIVCLFCVFCIQN; this is translated from the coding sequence ATTATTAGTGGGATAGGTTCTAGTAACTTTACTTGCCTAAAAGAGTTTGCAGGACATACTGCTACTGTATGGTCACTCAGTTTTAGCCCTGACAGTTCCACTTTGGCATCCTCCAGTTCTGATAAAACGCTTCGCTTATGGGATCTCAATAACTTTACCTGTATCAAAGTTTTGAATAGTGAGATTGGTGGATTATCCTCTGTTGGCTTTAATTCTACAGGTAATATGTTGGCTAATGTTGGTCAAGGTGTCATTAAGCTTTGGGATGTGGAAACTCTTGAGTGCATTAAAACCCTGAAGGTAGATCGCCTTTATGAAGGGATGAACATCAGGGGGGTGACTGGGTTAACAGCAGCGCAGCGATCGGCTCTTTTGGGTTTGGGGGCATACTCTTTGAGTATAGTATGTCTATTTTGTGTATTTTGTATACAAAATTGA
- a CDS encoding transposase, with amino-acid sequence MTALFPPGKGGGEEVAYGGKGKGVLIHTLTEGGGMPLANCTTPANGNEREQIIPLLDKVKLKTLKRGRPRKRIKVLAADKGYDSKQKRVDLRKRGIRPQIPKRVWKTKKNKGRPIKISVPRFQQERCFAWYQRKYRRLVVRWERQKVYFDAFLDLATIHIWINKILLVG; translated from the coding sequence TTGACGGCTCTTTTTCCCCCTGGAAAGGGAGGAGGTGAAGAAGTTGCCTATGGAGGCAAGGGAAAAGGTGTTCTTATTCACACGCTTACAGAAGGTGGTGGAATGCCCTTGGCTAATTGTACTACCCCAGCCAACGGTAACGAGAGGGAGCAAATAATACCTCTACTCGATAAAGTTAAACTTAAAACATTAAAACGTGGCAGACCACGTAAGCGAATCAAAGTATTGGCTGCTGATAAAGGGTACGACTCGAAACAAAAACGTGTTGACCTACGCAAACGAGGTATTCGTCCTCAAATCCCAAAACGAGTCTGGAAAACCAAGAAAAACAAAGGAAGACCAATCAAAATCTCTGTTCCTAGATTTCAGCAAGAGCGCTGTTTTGCTTGGTATCAGCGAAAATACCGCCGTCTTGTTGTCAGATGGGAACGTCAAAAAGTTTACTTTGACGCATTCCTTGACCTTGCTACAATCCACATCTGGATTAACAAAATATTATTAGTGGGATAG
- a CDS encoding transposase, producing MPDCSNLFFGKRLGVSVMAGRFEGLSDLEWKLFEDIFPKQVSKRGKGMPHAPYRYVLNSLLYILITGCRWCDLPRGDIWASKSSSHRWLKRWRSDGTFEYIQGRVLAIANERGLINWDFGAVDGSFSPWKGRR from the coding sequence ATGCCAGATTGTAGTAATCTATTTTTTGGCAAGAGGTTGGGTGTATCAGTGATGGCTGGACGTTTTGAGGGATTGAGCGACCTAGAATGGAAGCTATTTGAGGATATATTTCCTAAGCAGGTATCCAAGCGTGGTAAAGGAATGCCTCATGCACCGTATCGCTATGTATTAAATAGTCTGTTATACATTCTGATAACTGGATGTCGATGGTGTGACCTTCCACGAGGGGATATATGGGCATCGAAAAGCTCATCCCACCGATGGTTAAAGCGATGGCGTTCTGATGGAACATTTGAATATATACAAGGACGTGTATTAGCGATCGCTAATGAGAGGGGGCTTATAAACTGGGACTTTGGGGCTGTTGACGGCTCTTTTTCCCCCTGGAAAGGGAGGAGGTGA
- a CDS encoding WD40 repeat domain-containing protein encodes MFGLSVSEVLQGHTDRVWSISFSPDGSLLASGSDDRSIKLWDVISGHCITSINGHSAGVTSVTFNHNGQTLASASRDRSAKLWDISEHKCVKTLQGHTGIVWSLSLSPDGKILATGSDDCLVKFWDVGEGESITTLPIHADAVWSISFSPDGKMLASGTIGGSIRLCDTRTYPTNARL; translated from the coding sequence TTGTTTGGTCTGTCAGTTTCAGAAGTTTTACAAGGACACACAGATCGGGTATGGTCTATTAGCTTTAGTCCAGATGGTTCTTTACTAGCCAGTGGCAGCGATGACAGAAGCATTAAGCTGTGGGATGTGATTTCTGGTCATTGTATTACCAGCATTAACGGTCATAGTGCTGGAGTAACATCAGTTACCTTTAATCATAATGGTCAAACCTTGGCTAGTGCAAGTAGAGATAGGAGTGCAAAGCTTTGGGATATAAGTGAGCATAAATGTGTAAAAACATTACAAGGTCACACGGGCATAGTCTGGTCACTGAGCTTGAGTCCAGATGGCAAAATTTTAGCTACAGGTAGTGACGACTGCTTGGTGAAGTTTTGGGATGTAGGTGAAGGTGAATCTATAACAACTTTGCCAATTCACGCTGATGCAGTCTGGTCAATAAGTTTTAGTCCAGATGGGAAAATGCTCGCTAGTGGTACTATTGGTGGCTCAATTCGATTATGCGATACTAGAACCTATCCCACTAATGCCAGATTGTAG
- a CDS encoding WD40 repeat domain-containing protein: MKQPSKRRRGVILTLKGWDKFQAAKTQVEFDENGGDSFSLEELSDRTRLALHTISRILARLEPVDKSSLQFAFAAFNLELCKEDYTRPSPPSADLEIRRTNPQYDWQEAPDVSVFYGRSEELLQLRQWILEERCRLVGLLGIGGIGKSTLAVKLGLQIQSEFEVMVWRSLLNAPPVEEQITNILQFLLWALRKEMVIPESFDRKLSKLMECLQSNRCLLILDNVETILSGGQAGQCRPGYEGYGQLLKRLGEVPHISCVLFTSREKPREIIPLEGDRTEVRSLPLKGLNSTEGQQLFQQKGQFTATEREWQELIEHYAGNPLALKMVAAGTQELFNGRIAPVLEYVKQGILIFEDIRDLLERQFQRLSTVEEEVMYWLAINREPVSLAELTEDLVTSASKRKLPPAIKSLLQRSLIEKSDEYFFLQPVVMEYTTQRLVERVCQELVGEKSVRLRLFQTHALIKATAKDYIRETQKQLIFQPLLEQLLLEIGSQQKLVILLQDVIEQQRHQAAILTGYAAGNVLNLLVHLQINLQGYNFSNLTIRQADLQCINLVGVNFQNTAFDRSIFATGFKNIYSLALSPDGKLLATGDINGQIHLWQVADRKKVLAFKAHESWIWVVTFSPDGQTLASGGQDGLVKIWNVQTGECLKTLNKHTRLVWSVSFRSFTRTHRSGMVY, encoded by the coding sequence ATGAAACAACCAAGCAAACGCAGACGGGGTGTAATCCTTACCTTAAAAGGCTGGGATAAATTTCAAGCTGCCAAAACTCAAGTCGAATTTGATGAAAATGGTGGAGATAGCTTTTCTTTAGAAGAACTGAGCGATCGCACTCGTTTAGCTCTACACACTATATCTAGAATTTTGGCACGTTTGGAACCTGTAGATAAAAGTTCCTTGCAGTTTGCCTTCGCGGCCTTTAATTTGGAGTTATGTAAAGAAGATTATACCCGACCTAGCCCCCCATCTGCGGATTTAGAAATCCGACGCACAAATCCACAGTATGACTGGCAAGAAGCCCCGGATGTATCTGTGTTTTATGGTCGCAGTGAAGAATTATTGCAGCTACGACAGTGGATATTAGAAGAACGATGTCGTTTAGTTGGACTGCTGGGAATTGGTGGTATTGGCAAAAGCACTTTAGCGGTGAAGTTGGGGCTGCAAATTCAAAGCGAATTTGAGGTAATGGTGTGGCGAAGCTTACTAAATGCACCACCAGTAGAGGAGCAAATAACCAACATACTGCAATTTTTGCTGTGGGCGTTGCGAAAGGAGATGGTGATACCCGAAAGCTTTGATAGAAAACTATCGAAGTTGATGGAATGTTTGCAATCAAACCGATGTCTGCTGATTTTAGACAATGTTGAAACTATTCTCTCTGGTGGCCAAGCAGGGCAATGTCGTCCTGGTTATGAAGGATATGGTCAATTACTGAAGCGCCTTGGCGAAGTACCTCATATTAGTTGCGTTCTGTTCACTTCTAGAGAAAAACCCAGAGAAATTATACCGTTAGAAGGAGACAGAACAGAAGTGCGATCACTCCCATTAAAGGGATTAAATTCTACCGAGGGACAACAGTTATTCCAGCAAAAAGGACAATTCACAGCTACAGAACGAGAATGGCAAGAACTCATCGAGCATTATGCAGGTAATCCCTTAGCGCTCAAGATGGTAGCAGCCGGAACCCAAGAGCTTTTCAATGGTAGAATTGCCCCTGTTTTGGAGTATGTGAAACAAGGGATACTAATTTTTGAGGACATCCGCGACTTGTTAGAACGGCAATTTCAGCGTTTATCGACGGTAGAAGAGGAAGTAATGTATTGGCTGGCAATTAATCGAGAGCCAGTATCCCTTGCCGAGTTAACTGAGGATTTGGTGACATCTGCTTCTAAACGAAAATTACCGCCAGCAATTAAATCTCTATTGCAACGGTCATTAATTGAAAAAAGCGACGAGTATTTCTTTTTACAACCAGTTGTGATGGAATACACAACACAGCGATTAGTTGAACGAGTTTGTCAAGAATTAGTAGGAGAAAAGTCTGTCCGTTTACGCTTATTCCAAACCCATGCTTTGATTAAGGCAACAGCCAAAGACTATATCCGAGAGACACAAAAGCAATTAATTTTTCAACCTTTGCTGGAGCAATTGTTGTTAGAAATAGGCTCTCAACAAAAGCTGGTAATTTTGTTGCAAGATGTAATAGAGCAGCAAAGACATCAAGCTGCAATATTAACTGGGTATGCTGCGGGCAATGTTCTTAACTTGTTAGTACATTTGCAAATAAACTTACAGGGTTATAATTTCTCAAATTTGACCATTAGACAAGCTGACTTACAGTGTATTAATTTAGTTGGAGTTAATTTCCAAAACACTGCTTTTGATCGGTCTATATTTGCCACAGGATTTAAGAATATTTACTCACTTGCCTTGAGTCCAGATGGAAAACTGTTGGCTACAGGTGATATTAATGGGCAAATTCATTTGTGGCAAGTAGCAGATAGAAAAAAAGTGTTGGCATTTAAGGCACACGAGAGTTGGATTTGGGTAGTCACCTTTAGTCCAGATGGGCAAACTCTGGCAAGTGGTGGTCAAGATGGATTGGTCAAAATATGGAATGTACAAACAGGAGAATGTCTAAAAACTTTAAATAAACACACACGTCTTGTTTGGTCTGTCAGTTTCAGAAGTTTTACAAGGACACACAGATCGGGTATGGTCTATTAG
- a CDS encoding amino acid permease, with translation MVSIKTVLKNPEQVTRLFSHIEFDGKKLNHQPGSVLGSTALIAGTTVGAGILALPAVTLPSGIVPSTSGLIAVWLYALVSGLLVAEVTLNTIRTEGHPSIGFLAVVEKILGKVGGRLAGGAYLFMHYALLVAYIAQGGEILGSATAKIWSVQILPTWVGTTTFTLLFGGIMYLGREKFIEKLNSAFVGIVIVSFLGLLLLAGGHIQSTQLLFQNWSTLGSAISVMSVALFFQNVVPLVVTQLEGDARKIRQSIFIGSVIPLIMFLAWNAVILGSISPEMLDGTSNGRSVFDPLQVLRAGGAGEWLGVLVSIFSEFAIATSFIGFVYGLLDLLKDIFLIAQGKLFSRLPLYSLALFPPMTLGTLNPSIFFTALDYTGTFGISVLGGIIPALMSWKQRQEQKNSDSINQPLVPGGKVTLIVMLGVALAMIGRQILSIYTN, from the coding sequence ATGGTTTCCATAAAGACCGTTCTAAAAAATCCAGAGCAAGTCACTCGGTTGTTTTCTCATATCGAATTTGATGGAAAAAAACTCAATCATCAACCGGGTAGCGTATTGGGGAGTACTGCATTAATTGCGGGAACCACCGTTGGGGCTGGGATTCTCGCGTTACCAGCCGTTACTCTGCCGTCTGGTATAGTGCCATCCACATCTGGGCTGATTGCTGTTTGGCTCTACGCTTTAGTTTCAGGGTTACTGGTTGCAGAAGTAACTTTAAACACAATACGAACAGAAGGGCATCCGAGTATAGGTTTTTTGGCAGTTGTTGAGAAGATCCTTGGTAAGGTGGGAGGGCGACTTGCCGGTGGGGCATATTTATTCATGCACTATGCTCTCTTGGTAGCATACATCGCCCAAGGTGGAGAGATTTTAGGATCTGCGACGGCAAAAATCTGGAGTGTGCAGATATTGCCTACGTGGGTGGGCACAACGACTTTCACGCTCTTATTTGGTGGCATTATGTATCTTGGGCGAGAAAAGTTTATTGAGAAATTAAACAGCGCCTTTGTCGGAATTGTCATCGTTTCCTTCTTGGGACTATTGTTGTTGGCAGGAGGACACATTCAGAGTACCCAACTGTTATTTCAGAACTGGAGTACCCTTGGTAGTGCCATTTCAGTGATGTCTGTGGCGCTATTTTTCCAAAACGTTGTGCCGTTGGTTGTGACGCAACTCGAAGGAGATGCCCGCAAAATTCGTCAGTCTATTTTTATTGGTTCTGTGATTCCTCTAATTATGTTCTTGGCGTGGAATGCCGTAATTTTAGGAAGCATCAGTCCCGAAATGCTAGATGGCACATCTAATGGTAGAAGTGTTTTTGACCCACTGCAAGTTCTCCGAGCAGGTGGCGCGGGGGAATGGTTAGGAGTGCTAGTATCTATTTTTTCAGAGTTTGCGATCGCTACATCATTCATTGGATTTGTGTACGGATTGCTGGATTTGCTCAAAGATATTTTCCTGATTGCACAGGGCAAACTTTTTAGTCGCCTACCCCTCTATTCGCTAGCTCTTTTCCCTCCAATGACTCTCGGAACCCTCAATCCCAGTATCTTTTTTACTGCCCTAGATTACACTGGAACATTTGGTATTTCAGTTCTAGGTGGAATTATTCCGGCATTAATGAGTTGGAAGCAACGTCAAGAACAAAAAAACTCAGATAGTATAAATCAACCACTCGTTCCTGGTGGGAAGGTGACACTCATTGTCATGCTTGGGGTAGCATTAGCCATGATAGGCAGACAAATTCTGTCAATTTACACAAACTAA
- a CDS encoding ISKra4 family transposase codes for MTPEETQRLKAAITEIASILYKNTSPEALENLEGIEKTVRTQMLSSVSPQIAFFLSNKQQAQIKDDLDKSRICVGELSITEKQAQKLGLEPRTHLSPVLEKCSLRLCANESYQNAEEELEALTGMKVGHSTLHRLVIRQDLQLPEALQAIPEVSLDGGKVRLRTPKGQECEWRDYKAVRLGGIYYGAFFGDHQALLDWVNSQRLINPLVCLGDGHDGVWKLFAEIGNSSSRLEILDWYHLRENLHKVGGSLKRLKQAEDFLWTGQVNATIALFADLNKKQAKNFCAYLNKHRNRIVNYAYYQAKQLCSIGSGAVESAIKQIGMRLKLSGSQWHPENVPPMLQLRCAYLNGQFAI; via the coding sequence ATGACCCCCGAAGAAACACAACGTTTAAAAGCAGCAATAACAGAGATCGCCTCAATCCTGTATAAAAATACGTCACCAGAGGCACTAGAGAATCTGGAAGGGATCGAAAAAACAGTGCGAACGCAGATGCTTTCTTCAGTCAGTCCTCAAATCGCCTTTTTTTTATCGAACAAACAACAGGCACAAATAAAGGACGACCTAGACAAATCACGCATTTGTGTAGGGGAGTTGTCAATTACAGAAAAGCAAGCGCAAAAATTGGGGCTGGAGCCAAGAACTCACCTGAGTCCAGTATTAGAGAAATGCAGCCTCAGGCTCTGTGCCAATGAATCTTACCAAAATGCAGAGGAAGAGCTAGAAGCCTTAACAGGGATGAAAGTGGGGCATAGTACGCTACATCGACTGGTGATTAGACAAGATCTGCAACTACCAGAAGCTCTTCAAGCAATTCCAGAAGTCAGTTTGGATGGGGGTAAAGTGCGACTGCGGACACCAAAAGGACAAGAATGTGAGTGGCGGGATTATAAAGCGGTAAGATTAGGCGGGATTTATTACGGAGCCTTCTTTGGCGATCACCAAGCCCTTTTGGATTGGGTTAACTCACAGAGACTGATCAATCCCTTAGTCTGCCTAGGAGATGGGCATGATGGCGTGTGGAAATTGTTTGCTGAGATCGGGAATTCCTCAAGCCGACTGGAGATTCTTGATTGGTATCACTTGCGGGAAAACCTCCACAAAGTTGGTGGTTCCCTCAAGCGACTTAAACAAGCGGAAGACTTCCTATGGACTGGTCAGGTAAATGCCACTATTGCTTTATTTGCTGATTTAAACAAAAAACAGGCGAAGAATTTTTGTGCCTATTTGAACAAGCATCGGAATCGTATTGTTAATTATGCCTACTATCAGGCAAAACAGCTTTGCTCTATTGGTTCTGGGGCTGTTGAGTCCGCTATTAAACAAATCGGCATGAGGTTGAAACTTTCTGGATCTCAATGGCATCCTGAAAATGTGCCACCTATGCTACAACTTCGCTGCGCCTATCTCAATGGTCAATTTGCTATTTGA
- a CDS encoding helix-turn-helix domain-containing protein, whose translation MMTNPLVKIESHPQSAKRLIGINYEQFITLVALAEQRHKQKQIEIEKNKVRIIASGGGRKPKMSLREGVCLCLIYLRQKPTFDILGLFFDISKTKANDAFNYWVKVLRDILPASQMEEVEKDSQKYQELCKILCENELIVDSAEQAIARPVDYQEQKQYYSGILRCIL comes from the coding sequence ATGATGACAAATCCTTTAGTAAAAATTGAATCACATCCCCAGTCAGCAAAACGATTAATTGGTATTAACTATGAACAGTTTATTACATTAGTTGCGTTGGCAGAACAACGACATAAACAGAAACAAATAGAAATTGAAAAAAACAAAGTTCGTATTATTGCTTCTGGCGGTGGACGGAAACCAAAAATGTCTCTGAGAGAAGGGGTCTGTTTATGTCTAATTTACCTCCGGCAAAAACCAACTTTTGATATTTTAGGTTTGTTCTTTGATATATCAAAGACTAAAGCTAATGATGCGTTTAATTATTGGGTGAAGGTTTTGAGAGATATCTTACCAGCTTCTCAAATGGAAGAGGTAGAAAAAGATAGTCAGAAATATCAAGAATTGTGTAAAATTCTTTGTGAAAATGAATTGATTGTAGATAGTGCAGAGCAAGCTATAGCAAGACCTGTAGACTATCAAGAACAAAAACAGTACTACTCCGGAATATTAAGATGCATACTCTAA
- a CDS encoding transposase family protein yields the protein MHTLKNQFIVLPNGEDIVDIYIGQLGKTSDINLFRETRGKFDSEPKFIGDKAYIGEPTITTPYKKPRKKEISELQKKENQQLSSRRIGVEHLIGKVKIFRVASEKFRLARQKYSQVLKAVCGLVRLRLNCLVLLTINI from the coding sequence ATGCATACTCTAAAAAACCAGTTCATTGTGTTGCCTAATGGAGAAGATATTGTTGACATTTATATTGGACAATTAGGAAAAACAAGCGATATTAACTTATTTCGAGAAACACGAGGTAAATTTGATTCCGAACCAAAATTTATTGGGGATAAAGCTTATATAGGAGAGCCAACAATCACCACACCTTACAAAAAACCGAGGAAGAAAGAGATTTCGGAATTACAAAAAAAAGAAAACCAGCAGTTATCGTCTAGAAGAATAGGTGTTGAGCATTTGATAGGTAAAGTAAAAATATTTCGAGTTGCTAGTGAGAAATTTCGTTTAGCTCGTCAGAAGTATAGCCAGGTTTTAAAGGCAGTTTGTGGCTTAGTAAGACTACGGCTTAATTGTTTGGTTTTACTAACCATTAATATTTAA
- a CDS encoding DEAD/DEAH box helicase translates to MPVTYELRDYQHQWIKDIWNSWDQGNRRVLGQLPTAAGKTVCFAHISHKFFDQGKQVLVIAHRIELISQAAEKLSEIIGEPVGIIKAGVLANPERRIQVASVQTLSRREVLELPMKIGLLILDEAHHATALSYRRLIEHYESAQILGVTATPQRIDGQGFVDLFDDLVIGIDTAYLIQAGYLSKFRLFATNQTISTLGVAKSRGDFRAKELAVAVTSQIGVSEILENYFKYARNLRTVIFACSLEHSRALAAEFSRNYISAEHLDGKTPSQEKLEILQRFRNGTTQVITNYEILTEGFDCPNIECVYCVRPTESSTLWLQMLGRVLRTYTFKPTAVIIRLIRKW, encoded by the coding sequence ATGCCTGTTACCTACGAACTTAGAGATTATCAACATCAGTGGATAAAAGATATTTGGAATTCTTGGGATCAAGGTAATAGGCGGGTACTTGGACAGCTGCCGACAGCCGCCGGGAAAACGGTGTGTTTTGCACATATTTCCCATAAATTCTTTGACCAAGGGAAGCAAGTTTTAGTCATTGCCCATCGGATTGAGTTGATATCTCAAGCTGCCGAAAAGCTCTCAGAAATTATCGGTGAACCAGTTGGGATTATCAAAGCAGGTGTTCTGGCTAATCCGGAACGGAGAATCCAAGTTGCTAGCGTTCAAACGTTGAGCAGACGAGAGGTATTAGAGTTGCCAATGAAGATTGGACTTTTGATATTAGATGAGGCGCATCATGCAACTGCTTTATCTTATCGGCGACTAATTGAACATTATGAAAGCGCCCAGATATTAGGTGTAACTGCCACTCCCCAGAGAATTGACGGTCAAGGTTTTGTTGATTTATTTGATGATTTGGTTATTGGCATTGACACGGCTTACTTAATTCAGGCTGGCTATTTAAGTAAGTTTCGATTATTTGCAACCAATCAAACTATTTCGACTCTTGGAGTTGCAAAGTCTCGTGGGGATTTTAGAGCCAAAGAGTTAGCGGTTGCCGTCACTAGCCAGATTGGGGTTAGTGAAATCCTTGAGAATTACTTTAAATATGCACGAAATCTTCGTACAGTTATTTTCGCCTGTAGCTTAGAACATTCTCGTGCCTTGGCGGCGGAATTTTCTCGTAATTATATTAGTGCCGAACATTTGGATGGGAAAACTCCCTCACAAGAGAAATTAGAAATATTGCAGCGTTTTCGCAATGGGACAACCCAAGTAATTACTAATTACGAAATCTTAACCGAGGGCTTTGATTGCCCTAATATTGAGTGCGTCTACTGCGTCCGTCCAACTGAAAGCTCTACTCTTTGGCTGCAAATGCTGGGGCGGGTTCTAAGAACTTACACTTTCAAACCAACTGCGGTGATCATTAGACTTATCCGTAAATGGTAA
- a CDS encoding IS4/Tn5 family transposase DNA-binding protein, with amino-acid sequence MLDWWEKNFATCELGDRRLNERAMSIGEWH; translated from the coding sequence ATGCTGGACTGGTGGGAGAAGAATTTTGCAACTTGTGAGTTGGGCGATCGCCGATTAAATGAGCGTGCAATGTCTATAGGCGAATGGCACTAA
- a CDS encoding IS4/Tn5 family transposase DNA-binding protein: protein MSEIFNSGTVLKRAYEFLPRSSCRS from the coding sequence CTGTCGGAAATCTTCAACAGTGGAACCGTACTCAAGAGAGCATACGAGTTTTTGCCACGTAGTTCGTGCCGCTCATAA
- a CDS encoding HMA2 domain-containing protein, with protein sequence MTTQLQKINYQIVHAVAGRIRINVPRLKEDANYANKLQQAIMSLNEVTDVRVNSANASIIVKYNSNGTEDKTIQKKLGSCIQKADSIKAGVSFSSESLESVVEKSEEHNLIKADPPSIEQPKNDISKVISKSLGIQMPEESLAEIDQFPFNVDLARKVFEIGIPAPYILQSLNAKLNKFEAENEKNTDLQQIKVNLEAFFEEGGFLIKGKANGQFRVTLIMNPITNKKYYSPWISITAVGLAELDVKVVDEIINVSLSKLSVSGASGKWYKKLVKYAFEYILKSQVIDTINDALSKINGVKIQQLFLNLKGDEKLHKSTQELGLTAEKIDELLELAEVNARVSSDHLWLYVQL encoded by the coding sequence ATGACAACTCAATTACAAAAAATTAATTATCAGATTGTTCATGCAGTTGCTGGACGGATTCGCATTAATGTTCCTCGTCTTAAAGAAGATGCTAACTACGCCAATAAGTTACAGCAAGCTATAATGTCTCTCAACGAAGTGACAGATGTACGTGTAAATTCTGCTAACGCTTCAATAATTGTTAAGTATAATTCCAATGGTACTGAGGATAAAACCATACAGAAAAAACTCGGAAGCTGTATTCAGAAAGCTGATAGTATAAAAGCAGGAGTGTCATTTTCCTCTGAGTCTCTTGAATCCGTAGTAGAAAAAAGCGAGGAACATAACCTCATAAAAGCAGATCCTCCTAGTATTGAGCAACCTAAAAATGATATTTCTAAAGTAATAAGTAAGTCTTTGGGAATCCAGATGCCCGAAGAATCGTTAGCAGAAATTGATCAATTTCCCTTTAATGTTGATCTAGCAAGGAAAGTATTTGAGATTGGAATTCCTGCACCATACATACTACAATCCTTAAATGCTAAACTTAACAAGTTTGAAGCAGAAAACGAGAAGAACACAGATTTACAGCAGATCAAAGTTAATCTTGAAGCCTTTTTTGAAGAGGGAGGATTTTTAATTAAAGGTAAAGCCAATGGTCAATTCAGAGTAACTTTAATTATGAATCCTATCACTAATAAAAAATATTATAGTCCGTGGATTTCAATTACTGCTGTAGGTTTAGCAGAACTTGATGTAAAGGTAGTAGATGAAATAATCAATGTTAGTCTCTCTAAACTAAGCGTTTCTGGTGCTTCTGGAAAGTGGTATAAAAAATTAGTTAAATATGCTTTTGAGTATATTTTAAAAAGTCAAGTAATAGATACCATTAACGATGCTTTATCTAAAATTAATGGTGTAAAAATTCAGCAACTTTTCTTGAATTTGAAAGGAGATGAAAAGTTACATAAATCAACTCAAGAGCTAGGTTTAACTGCTGAAAAAATAGATGAGTTATTGGAATTAGCTGAGGTAAATGCCAGAGTATCTTCTGATCATTTATGGCTATATGTTCAGCTTTAA